The DNA region GCACCGGCATCGGCCGCGTAAGCAGCTGGTCCAGCTCCCCGTTCACCAAATACTTCTCCAGATGATGGACTTCATCGGCGAACGTCCGGTATAGCGTCTTCGATAAGGTCATCACCGCGAACAGATAGCCGATTTCGTGCATCGACCACCCCTGAATGGCGCCGAATTTATAGAGCACGATCGCGACCATCAGAAATTCGGAGATCTGAATCAGGGCGGCCAGGATGGAAGCCAGGACAAAATTGAATTTGTATTGCATGCGGCTTTTGATGCTTGTTCGTATCAGCAGCGCATACAGCGACAGCCAGGATTTTGCGGTCATCCTCCCTGCACCTCCACCTTGCGCCTCAAGAAGCCGGTCGCCAGCAAGCAAGCCAGCGTAAGCAGCAGACACCAAAATAACGTTCCCCATAAATAAGAGACGTCGCCAAAACCCAAATACAATCGAGTCGGAACATACAGCAGATAAGGGTACGGTGACCACCAGGCTGCCGTTTGCAGCCAGCCCGGCAGCCATTCGATAGGAATGAAGAAGCCTGCGAGGAGGTTGATCATCGCATGGTTGCCCCAATACAACCAAGAGGATTCCGTCGTCCACAACGCGGATGCGCCGATAAGATAATTGATGCAGATCGATAAATAAGCTGCGCCAGCCAGCGCAAGGGCTACAAATAGAAGGTCCGATGCTTTTCCGGGAAGTTCCAAGGAAAATGCGAAATAGTACACCAGATAGATCGGGATCGATTTGTAAATGAATTGGTAAGCGATTTGGCCCCATTCCTTGGCCATCAGATGGCTGAACAAATGGACGGGACGCATTAAATCCAGGGAAATATGGCCGGTTCTAACGGCTTGGGGAATGCCGAGGCCATTGGTGATGAAGCTGGAGATCCAGAGTGCGGCTTGGGTAAAGGCGATATAGCCGACCATCCCTTGCGTTCCGTACTCTCCAAGCGCATGATCCGCACCGAGACCGATCCAGATACACGCGTACATGAAGCCGAACATCGCGCTCGCGATATTGTGCACCATGTGGGCCCCGCGGTATTGCAAATTGCGGGCATAGGCTTTGGAAGCCAAAGTGAAATAAAGCATGCAGCACCTCCGATAAGCATATTAGACGGCGGACCCGTCCACTTCAGACAAGGCGAAAATGAGAGAAGGACACCATCATACCAGATCATTCCATAGAGGGCAACCGTTATTTTGGGTTAGAGCATAAAGGATGTAAGCGCTGCAGAGAAAGTGGATTTAGCCATACATTTATTGGAACAAGTTAGGAGGGGATGCGTAATTAATAAGTAAGTGAA from Paenibacillus ihbetae includes:
- a CDS encoding ABC transporter permease, with the translated sequence MLYFTLASKAYARNLQYRGAHMVHNIASAMFGFMYACIWIGLGADHALGEYGTQGMVGYIAFTQAALWISSFITNGLGIPQAVRTGHISLDLMRPVHLFSHLMAKEWGQIAYQFIYKSIPIYLVYYFAFSLELPGKASDLLFVALALAGAAYLSICINYLIGASALWTTESSWLYWGNHAMINLLAGFFIPIEWLPGWLQTAAWWSPYPYLLYVPTRLYLGFGDVSYLWGTLFWCLLLTLACLLATGFLRRKVEVQGG